The Gemmatimonadota bacterium genome window below encodes:
- the rplU gene encoding 50S ribosomal protein L21, translating to MYAVFRTGGKQFRARPGERLRIPSLAAEAGETVTFGDVLLLADGDAVTVGQPTLAGVAVKAEVVAHGRDRKVIVFKRKRRKGYRKKQGHRQGYTEIRVEEIVA from the coding sequence ATGTACGCCGTCTTCCGTACAGGTGGTAAGCAGTTCCGGGCCAGGCCCGGAGAACGTCTCAGAATCCCCTCCCTCGCCGCCGAAGCCGGGGAGACGGTCACGTTCGGGGACGTACTCCTCCTGGCGGACGGAGACGCGGTCACGGTGGGACAGCCGACGCTGGCCGGCGTGGCGGTGAAAGCCGAAGTCGTCGCTCACGGTCGGGACCGAAAGGTCATCGTCTTCAAGAGGAAGCGTCGGAAGGGCTATCGCAAGAAGCAGGGCCACCGGCAGGGATACACGGAAATTCGGGTCGAAGAGATCGTCGCTTGA
- the rpmA gene encoding 50S ribosomal protein L27, whose product MAHKKGVGSSRNGRDSNPQYLGVKRYGGEPVRAGGILVRQRGTRFHPGRNVRRGSDDTLFSLVDGVVRFETIRRRPAVSVYPES is encoded by the coding sequence ATGGCACATAAGAAGGGTGTCGGCTCGAGCCGGAACGGACGGGACTCGAACCCACAGTACCTCGGCGTGAAGAGGTACGGAGGGGAACCCGTGCGCGCCGGCGGAATCCTGGTCCGTCAGCGTGGAACCCGCTTCCACCCCGGACGCAATGTTCGTCGCGGAAGCGACGACACCCTCTTTTCTCTCGTGGACGGCGTCGTGCGGTTCGAGACGATCCGCCGCCGCCCCGCCGTCTCGGTCTATCCCGAGAGCTAA